Proteins from one Candidatus Omnitrophota bacterium genomic window:
- a CDS encoding chemotaxis response regulator protein-glutamate methylesterase: MPERVRVLIVDDSALVRKILSDLLSQNPAIEVVGTAQDGSFVLQKIPTLNPDVITLDVEMRTKGGLEVLPEIVQKFHLPVIMVSAHTERGAYATVKALELGAVDFVTKPHAFGSASMEEIGELLTQKILAVARSKGKVYPRKSFAPINKPAGVERAAGKPVAPPPLPVFRTSHYELIAIGASTGGTEAIKDVLVDLPVNLPGIVIVQHMPPGFTKAFSDRLNTLCRIEVKEATDGDYVQPGTALIAPGSHHMEVHRAGAHMRVKLLETPPVNRHRPSVDVLFHSVAQHVGGKTMGVILTGMGGDGSVGLKAMRDLGSLTIAQDEDSCVVFGMPKEAIKLGGAVHILPLGRIAPFLISSVIPSRFAANNESTN, translated from the coding sequence ATGCCGGAGCGAGTTCGCGTACTGATCGTTGACGATTCCGCGCTAGTTCGAAAGATTCTTAGCGATTTACTGAGTCAAAATCCTGCCATTGAAGTAGTAGGAACGGCGCAAGACGGCAGTTTCGTTCTCCAAAAAATCCCAACTCTGAATCCCGACGTCATCACTTTGGACGTAGAAATGCGCACGAAGGGGGGACTGGAAGTACTGCCGGAAATCGTTCAAAAATTTCACCTTCCCGTCATCATGGTCAGCGCTCATACCGAACGCGGCGCTTATGCAACGGTAAAAGCCTTGGAACTTGGAGCCGTCGATTTCGTAACGAAGCCTCATGCCTTCGGCTCCGCCAGCATGGAAGAAATCGGAGAATTGCTGACGCAAAAGATATTGGCCGTCGCCCGCAGCAAGGGGAAAGTCTACCCTCGCAAATCCTTTGCGCCGATCAATAAGCCTGCAGGAGTGGAACGCGCAGCCGGAAAACCTGTTGCGCCGCCGCCGTTGCCGGTCTTCCGGACTTCTCATTACGAGTTGATCGCCATCGGCGCATCCACGGGCGGCACTGAAGCGATTAAAGATGTGCTTGTCGATTTGCCGGTCAACCTGCCCGGAATCGTCATTGTGCAGCACATGCCGCCGGGTTTCACCAAGGCGTTTTCCGACCGGCTCAACACGTTGTGCCGCATCGAAGTCAAAGAAGCGACGGATGGCGATTACGTCCAACCGGGAACCGCCCTGATCGCTCCGGGAAGCCATCATATGGAAGTCCACCGCGCAGGCGCCCATATGCGCGTCAAATTGCTGGAAACGCCGCCCGTCAATCGGCATCGGCCATCCGTCGACGTTTTATTCCATTCCGTCGCCCAGCACGTGGGCGGAAAAACGATGGGCGTCATTTTAACGGGGATGGGCGGCGACGGCTCGGTTGGATTGAAAGCGATGCGGGACTTAGGCTCCTTGACGATCGCTCAAGACGAAGATTCATGCGTCGTTTTCGGTATGCCCAAGGAAGCGATTAAACTGGGTGGAGCCGTCCATATTCTTCCCCTTGGACGCATAGCCCCGTTCTTGATTTCCTCCGTGATTCCTTCGCGTTTCGCAGCGAATAACGAATCGACCAATTGA